The window TCCTGGCGCTGTTCCCGCCGCTGTCCTTACCGCGCCGGCCAGGGCACCTGCGGGGAGCGGTAGTAGCCGATCCCGAGCGCGTCCCAGCGCGGCGCCTGGGCCGCCAGACGCGTCCTGTAGGTGTCCCAGTCGTGCGTGGCCGCGGGCGACCAGCCGAGTTCGGCGACGCCGGGCAGCCGGGGGAAGGCCATGGCGTCGATGTCGGCGGAGGTGGACAGGGTCTCCGACCACAGCGGCGCCTCGACACCGCGGATCGCGGAGGCGGGCGCGCCCGGCACGTAGCTGCCCGGGTCCCAGTCGTAGGACCGCCGCACCTCGACATAGCCGGCCCAGGCCAGTCCGAGCGGGGTGTCCTTGGTGTACTTCATGTCCAGGTACACCCGGTCGGCCGGGGACAGGATCAGCCCGGTGCCGTTCTGCGCGGCCCGGGCGACCTGGGCCTTCTCCGCCGCGCTGGTGGAGTCCAGGCCCCAGTACTGGGCGAGCGCGTCCTTGGCCGGGGTGGCGCCGGTCAGCTGATGCCAGCCGATCACCGTCTTGCCGTACTTGGCGACGACGGGTTGCACCCGGTCCATGAACTTCACGTAGTCGTCGTGGCTGGTGGAGTGCGCCTCGTCACCGCCGATGTGCAGGTAACGGCCGGGGGTGAGGGCGGCGAGCTCGCGGACGACGTCGTCCACGAAGTCGTAGGTGATCTCCTTGGACACGCACAGCGAGCTGAACCCGACCTCGGTGCCGGTGTACAGCGGGGGAGCCTTGCCGTCGCAGTTCAGCTCCGCGTAGGAGGAGAGGGCCGCGTTGGTGTGGCCGGGCATGTCGATCTCGGGGACGACCTCCAGATGGCGGGAGGCGGCGTAGCGGACGATCTCCCGGTAGTCGGCCTTGGTGTAGTGGCCGCCCGTGCCGCCGCCGACCTGCGTCGAGCCGCCGTGGGCCGCCAGGCGCGGCCAGGAGTCGACGGCGATGCGCCAGCCCTGGTCGTCACTCAGGTGCAGATGCAGCTCGTTGATCTTGTAGAGGGCGAGTTCGTCGATGTAGCGCTTGACCTGCGCGACGGTGAAGAAGTGCCGGGAGACGTCGAGCATGGCGCCCCGGTAGGCGTAGCGCGGGCTGTCCTGGATGGTGCCGCCGGCGACCAGCCACGGGCCCGGCTGCACGGACTTCTTCTCGACGGCGGCGGGCAGCAGCTGCCGCAGGGTCTGCACTCCGTGGAAGAGGC of the Streptomyces sp. NBC_01788 genome contains:
- a CDS encoding beta-N-acetylhexosaminidase, which codes for MPRTSRALGSLLLVAAAGAFAVGAAPAGGAAPAPAATPLGQVVPAPASVQAGGNPYRVTAGTHIRVDGSPEARRVGEYLADVLRPSTGYRLPLTTQGKGGIRLRLAKGAYGAEGYRLDSAASGVTITAGEPAGLFHGVQTLRQLLPAAVEKKSVQPGPWLVAGGTIQDSPRYAYRGAMLDVSRHFFTVAQVKRYIDELALYKINELHLHLSDDQGWRIAVDSWPRLAAHGGSTQVGGGTGGHYTKADYREIVRYAASRHLEVVPEIDMPGHTNAALSSYAELNCDGKAPPLYTGTEVGFSSLCVSKEITYDFVDDVVRELAALTPGRYLHIGGDEAHSTSHDDYVKFMDRVQPVVAKYGKTVIGWHQLTGATPAKDALAQYWGLDSTSAAEKAQVARAAQNGTGLILSPADRVYLDMKYTKDTPLGLAWAGYVEVRRSYDWDPGSYVPGAPASAIRGVEAPLWSETLSTSADIDAMAFPRLPGVAELGWSPAATHDWDTYRTRLAAQAPRWDALGIGYYRSPQVPWPAR